A region from the Bacillota bacterium genome encodes:
- a CDS encoding DUF362 domain-containing protein: protein MRVAEVAVVHRDLIPGSPARYDEDAVSAVYEMLDQGVRLTGGIESVISPGDRVLLKVNACWPVSPDSGITSDPRVVAAVVRYLKNAGKARSVTVAERSSIKADSLESLKRSGVYDAALREGADRIVPLERDVRLSATIPGAKVLRGEVHLPRCVVEADKIVYLAKMKTHKVCGITAAMKLSQGMLPWSEQIKYHRNDIDQKIVDLLRLVRPDLSIVDALWPMQGQGPGSPYREDLIRDFNTIVLGRDPVAVDSVCARLMGFDPIFEVAYIRDATVAGLGEGRPDRIDVKGEDVERIKRSFRRGDISLIGLHPKIDVYLSGSCKGCCHFTRTGLDPWLADQEKLKDFDTVEKITLIIGKDNPLEIRTEHHPPKSYTFVIGDCASRHRDKGIFLPGCPSLSLHGLMPFIGLGDEEILAKYARRLPEGFVP, encoded by the coding sequence GTGAGAGTGGCGGAAGTGGCTGTGGTCCATCGCGACCTGATACCAGGGTCGCCCGCGCGGTACGATGAAGATGCAGTGAGCGCCGTATACGAGATGCTGGACCAGGGCGTGCGCCTGACGGGCGGGATCGAGTCAGTCATAAGCCCGGGCGACAGGGTCCTTCTGAAAGTGAACGCTTGCTGGCCGGTTTCCCCTGACTCTGGAATCACGAGCGACCCGAGAGTGGTCGCCGCGGTGGTTCGGTATCTGAAGAATGCGGGCAAAGCCAGGAGCGTCACTGTCGCCGAGCGATCCAGCATCAAGGCCGACTCACTCGAGTCGCTCAAACGGTCGGGGGTGTACGATGCGGCTTTGAGAGAGGGAGCAGATAGAATCGTGCCCCTTGAAAGGGACGTCAGGCTGAGCGCCACGATACCCGGCGCTAAGGTGCTGCGCGGCGAGGTTCACTTGCCACGATGCGTGGTCGAGGCGGACAAGATCGTGTACCTCGCCAAGATGAAAACACACAAAGTCTGCGGAATAACCGCCGCCATGAAGCTGAGCCAGGGCATGCTTCCGTGGAGCGAGCAGATCAAGTACCACAGAAACGACATAGACCAGAAGATAGTCGACCTGCTTCGGCTGGTGAGGCCGGATCTGTCGATCGTGGACGCTCTCTGGCCGATGCAGGGCCAGGGCCCGGGGTCGCCTTACAGGGAGGACCTCATAAGGGATTTCAATACCATCGTTCTCGGTCGAGACCCGGTTGCTGTGGATTCGGTGTGCGCAAGGCTCATGGGATTCGACCCGATCTTCGAGGTCGCGTACATCCGCGACGCAACCGTTGCGGGCCTCGGAGAGGGCAGGCCGGACCGGATAGACGTGAAGGGCGAGGACGTGGAGCGGATAAAGAGGAGCTTTCGCAGGGGAGACATAAGCCTGATAGGGCTTCACCCCAAGATCGACGTGTACTTGAGTGGCAGCTGCAAAGGCTGCTGCCATTTCACGAGAACCGGGCTCGACCCCTGGCTTGCAGACCAGGAGAAGCTCAAGGACTTTGACACCGTCGAGAAGATAACGCTCATAATCGGCAAGGACAATCCCCTCGAGATTCGGACCGAGCACCACCCTCCGAAGTCGTATACCTTTGTCATCGGAGACTGCGCGAGCCGTCATAGGGACAAGGGGATTTTCCTCCCGGGATGTCCTTCGCTCAGCCTCCATGGTCTCATGCCGTTCATCGGTCTTGGCGACGAGGAGATATTGGCGAAGTACGCGAGGCGACTTCCGGAGGGCTTCGTGCCGTGA
- a CDS encoding branched-chain amino acid ABC transporter permease, whose amino-acid sequence MDLSRLISAIIFGLSMASIYFLLSIGLSLCYGLMRIISIDQFLYYTVGAYLTFTVFSVSGSFWLGALVGIVASCIVALIVEKSIFKRIYEKGIMFSMITSFGVLLTGVGVTKYIWGLVPRPVATPIAGQIGLFGAEVPTYRLFVIGLVAVLYVCLWLFLEKTIIGKAIRAGIEDAEKTEGLGVDIYKMFTVMFLIAASLSALAGGLHAPLIMVDPHMGLRLMSTAFMIVIIGGLGSIKGTLISSLLIGQVVSLGFLIWAPIADMAPFVIMLLVFLVKPTGLYGSELMKR is encoded by the coding sequence ATGGATCTTAGCAGGCTGATATCCGCGATTATCTTCGGGCTTAGCATGGCAAGCATATACTTTCTGCTGTCGATAGGCTTGTCGCTGTGCTACGGCCTTATGAGAATCATCAGCATCGACCAGTTCTTGTACTACACTGTGGGGGCGTACCTCACCTTCACCGTGTTCTCGGTGTCTGGCAGCTTTTGGCTGGGAGCCTTGGTGGGCATTGTAGCGAGCTGCATCGTCGCGCTAATAGTCGAAAAGAGCATATTCAAGCGGATATACGAGAAAGGCATCATGTTCAGCATGATCACGTCGTTCGGGGTTCTCCTGACAGGCGTGGGTGTCACCAAGTACATCTGGGGGCTCGTTCCCCGTCCAGTGGCCACCCCTATCGCTGGGCAGATAGGCCTGTTTGGGGCGGAGGTGCCGACGTATCGCTTGTTCGTGATCGGGCTCGTGGCCGTGCTGTATGTCTGCCTATGGCTCTTCCTAGAAAAGACCATAATCGGAAAGGCGATCCGAGCGGGTATCGAGGACGCGGAGAAGACCGAGGGGCTTGGAGTGGACATATACAAGATGTTCACGGTGATGTTCCTCATAGCGGCTAGCCTGTCCGCGCTCGCCGGGGGGCTTCACGCGCCGCTCATCATGGTGGATCCACACATGGGTCTGAGGTTGATGTCGACCGCGTTCATGATTGTTATCATCGGAGGTCTTGGAAGCATCAAGGGGACTCTCATCTCTTCGCTGCTCATAGGGCAGGTTGTGTCGCTAGGCTTTCTCATCTGGGCGCCCATTGCTGACATGGCTCCGTTCGTCATCATGCTGCTCGTGTTCCTGGTCAAGCCGACGGGACTCTACGGCAGCGAGCTGATGAAGAGGTGA
- a CDS encoding ABC transporter ATP-binding protein, producing the protein MSCLSDITIRTEKDMTGNPILEVKDLNVSYGQSRVLFDVSLKAYAKEVVGVVGRNGAGKTTLMRTIGGFLKPSSGSVNFKGGNIVGLRSYEIVRKGLKYIPQDKGVFSDLTVMENLQLSSYAMKDYDWSKVTHYFPKLQQLMNRKGAYLSGGERQMLMIGRAILGKPDVLLLDEPTEGLSPSVVQDLARTFKELKESMTLVLVEQNLSVVAEVADRLYIMREGRISAEVSDANEIKTLSFEKYLL; encoded by the coding sequence ATGAGCTGTCTGAGTGATATTACGATAAGGACGGAGAAAGACATGACCGGCAATCCGATTCTGGAAGTCAAGGATCTGAACGTATCGTACGGGCAGTCTAGAGTGCTCTTCGATGTCTCCCTCAAGGCGTACGCGAAGGAAGTCGTTGGCGTAGTGGGGCGGAACGGCGCAGGGAAGACGACCCTCATGAGGACGATAGGCGGGTTCCTGAAGCCGTCCAGCGGTTCGGTGAACTTCAAGGGCGGGAACATCGTGGGGCTGCGCTCGTACGAAATAGTGCGAAAGGGCCTGAAGTACATTCCCCAGGACAAAGGGGTGTTCTCGGACCTGACGGTGATGGAAAACCTCCAGCTCTCCAGCTACGCTATGAAGGATTACGATTGGAGCAAGGTGACCCACTACTTCCCGAAGCTACAGCAACTCATGAACAGGAAGGGAGCGTACCTCAGCGGCGGAGAGCGCCAGATGCTCATGATCGGAAGGGCCATTCTGGGCAAACCCGACGTCCTCCTGCTTGATGAGCCCACGGAAGGGCTCTCCCCAAGCGTCGTGCAGGACCTTGCCCGCACATTCAAAGAGCTCAAGGAGAGCATGACCCTGGTGCTGGTTGAGCAGAACCTCTCTGTTGTCGCGGAGGTCGCCGACAGGCTCTACATCATGAGGGAAGGGAGAATATCCGCCGAGGTCTCGGACGCGAACGAGATCAAGACGCTCTCATTCGAGAAGTACCTGCTCTAG
- a CDS encoding FadR family transcriptional regulator, which yields MKPVQKHRTASLVAEQIKHFMEEHQLKPGDRLPTERELTEMLRVGRTSLREGLRLLEADGLIEVKAGEGIFAGRLSVDYFLRPVSVSSLLRISERETLELLHLRKVIEAEAASLAATHAKASECRTLEKIAARIGECITDGAKFIPNDVAFHIALVRASGNSVFSRFYMAVIDMLVAQERLTVQVPGVMKRAYEDHLAIASAIASRNPRLAYEEVVKHLDGVAQAYEKASRSAIDLTGSGGSGT from the coding sequence ATGAAGCCAGTTCAGAAACACCGTACCGCGTCTCTCGTGGCCGAGCAGATCAAGCACTTCATGGAGGAGCACCAGCTCAAGCCGGGGGACCGGCTGCCCACTGAGCGGGAGCTCACCGAGATGCTGAGGGTGGGAAGGACATCCCTCAGAGAGGGGCTCCGGCTCTTGGAAGCGGACGGTCTCATCGAGGTCAAGGCCGGTGAGGGAATCTTCGCCGGCAGACTCTCGGTGGACTACTTCCTGAGACCGGTCTCCGTGAGCAGCCTTCTACGTATCAGTGAGCGCGAGACTCTGGAGCTGCTGCACCTTCGCAAAGTCATAGAGGCGGAAGCTGCGTCTCTTGCGGCGACCCACGCGAAAGCCAGCGAGTGCAGAACGCTCGAGAAGATTGCCGCTCGAATTGGGGAGTGTATCACTGACGGAGCGAAGTTCATCCCAAATGACGTGGCGTTCCACATCGCCCTGGTTAGGGCGTCGGGCAACTCGGTGTTTTCCAGGTTTTACATGGCCGTCATAGACATGCTCGTTGCCCAGGAACGACTCACCGTTCAGGTTCCCGGAGTGATGAAAAGAGCTTACGAGGACCATCTTGCCATAGCCAGTGCGATTGCCTCGCGGAATCCGAGGCTCGCCTACGAAGAGGTAGTGAAGCACCTCGACGGAGTCGCGCAGGCCTACGAAAAGGCTAGTCGGTCTGCTATCGACTTGACCGGCTCAGGCGGGTCCGGGACATAG
- a CDS encoding ABC transporter ATP-binding protein, whose product MSTSNAAIETKGVTKTFGGFTAVNKVTYSLAQKEVAGIIGPNGAGKTTFFNLITGAYIPDEGSVFYGDRDVTKVPPQGRVSLGVRRTFQLASTFDNLKVVDNLKLAYFRTYKGSSIASMLCTKMDSIADKAIVDQLARFGLSGVAETATRNLSLGDKRKLEMAMALIGKPTVLLLDEPFAGLSEREIDETIDILRDYVHKISILIVEHKITKLKTFVERVTVLASGEIIADGGFEEVLRSPAVRKSYWQID is encoded by the coding sequence ATGAGCACGAGCAACGCAGCAATCGAGACGAAGGGCGTAACCAAGACGTTCGGGGGATTCACGGCTGTCAACAAGGTGACATATAGCCTCGCACAGAAGGAAGTCGCGGGGATAATCGGACCCAATGGAGCGGGCAAGACGACATTTTTCAACCTCATTACGGGGGCTTACATTCCAGACGAGGGATCGGTGTTCTACGGAGACAGGGACGTCACCAAGGTTCCCCCGCAAGGCAGGGTGAGCCTTGGTGTGAGGAGGACGTTTCAGCTGGCCTCCACGTTCGACAACCTCAAGGTCGTCGACAACCTGAAGCTCGCTTACTTCAGGACGTACAAGGGGAGCTCCATCGCAAGCATGCTTTGCACCAAGATGGACTCCATCGCAGACAAGGCGATAGTGGATCAACTCGCAAGGTTTGGGCTCAGCGGTGTGGCCGAGACGGCGACCAGGAACCTGTCCCTGGGCGACAAGCGCAAGCTGGAAATGGCGATGGCGCTCATCGGCAAACCCACCGTGCTGCTGCTCGACGAGCCCTTCGCGGGGCTCAGCGAGAGAGAGATAGACGAGACCATAGACATCCTCAGGGACTATGTGCACAAGATCTCCATTTTGATTGTGGAGCACAAGATAACGAAGCTGAAGACCTTCGTCGAAAGGGTCACCGTGCTCGCCAGCGGCGAGATCATAGCTGACGGCGGCTTCGAAGAAGTACTCCGCAGCCCGGCGGTGCGGAAGAGCTATTGGCAGATCGATTAG
- a CDS encoding branched-chain amino acid ABC transporter permease, with protein MTKLFKDYGSIVLTFGAVLLLRLVLPRPFIMDVLIFGVYAMAFNFLMGHLGLVSFGQPAYLGLGAYGAALYLSYIGTNPYVGIIAGIALGLVVSMLVGLFLVKLSSSYFTLANLAFCAIVFFLFQKGLVSITRGDTGLWYLFRMTKGLLLDFKNPNDLFIFVFVVAVLVWLLFRYLDTTVYGASCLAAKLNETKLQFLGYNTFRIKWLGFVIANGVAALAGSLYAVYFGFVSPGLTELTRAAEVVIVGLLGGVGTLLGPIVGALVYIGMKDLTSKFITYWELVVGLLLIFVMLAGERGIVGTLQPLLGRLAGRRATASARAGAERP; from the coding sequence ATGACCAAACTGTTCAAAGACTACGGGAGCATTGTGCTGACTTTCGGAGCCGTCCTGCTGCTGCGGCTGGTTCTCCCAAGGCCGTTCATCATGGACGTGTTGATATTCGGCGTATATGCGATGGCGTTCAATTTCCTAATGGGCCACCTCGGGCTTGTCTCTTTCGGACAGCCGGCGTATCTCGGTCTAGGCGCGTACGGTGCCGCGCTGTACCTGAGCTACATAGGAACGAACCCATACGTGGGGATCATCGCCGGCATAGCGCTGGGTCTGGTCGTGAGCATGCTCGTGGGGCTGTTCCTGGTGAAGCTGAGCAGCAGCTACTTCACCCTGGCCAATCTGGCGTTTTGCGCGATAGTGTTCTTCTTGTTCCAGAAGGGCCTCGTTTCGATCACACGCGGTGACACGGGGCTGTGGTACCTCTTCAGAATGACGAAGGGTCTCTTGCTGGATTTCAAGAACCCCAATGATCTGTTCATCTTCGTCTTCGTAGTGGCGGTTCTGGTGTGGTTGCTGTTCAGATACCTCGACACGACCGTGTACGGGGCGAGCTGCCTTGCCGCCAAGCTGAACGAGACCAAGTTGCAGTTCCTGGGCTACAACACCTTCAGGATCAAGTGGCTCGGGTTCGTGATCGCGAACGGGGTGGCGGCCCTGGCTGGATCTCTGTACGCCGTGTATTTCGGATTCGTTTCTCCCGGCCTCACCGAATTGACGCGCGCAGCAGAGGTCGTCATCGTGGGGCTTCTTGGTGGCGTTGGCACGTTGCTCGGGCCGATCGTCGGGGCGCTCGTGTACATCGGCATGAAGGACCTGACGAGCAAGTTCATAACGTACTGGGAGCTCGTCGTCGGGCTTCTGCTCATTTTCGTGATGCTGGCGGGAGAGAGGGGCATAGTCGGCACGCTCCAGCCTCTGCTCGGCCGGCTTGCAGGGAGGCGTGCGACTGCGAGCGCTCGCGCTGGGGCGGAGCGACCCTAG
- a CDS encoding alcohol dehydrogenase catalytic domain-containing protein has protein sequence MKAVRLVEIGQPLRLEELDRPACGPGEVLVSVRAAGVCGTDLKLQAGKIPLERLPVTLGHEFSGVIVEKGALVEGFGEGDEVLISFYVPCNTCKWCLAGRHTICENLKGRLGFELDGGLAEFVAVPASCLVRKPPTLSFEEAAIVSDAVATPYHALRKRAAVAEGDATVVVGGGGGLGLHAIQIAKSLRNVVIGLDASSEKLRLMRTYGADEVIDVRENPDWGAAIRELTGGRGADNAIDFVSSVETVRNGIVGLRKGGKLVLVAYSADLRVDSLKAVLSELDVMGSRAATKRDIEECLGLIAKGEVKPVIGEVLPFEEANKALSMLREGTVNGRVVLRVSH, from the coding sequence ATGAAGGCTGTGAGGCTCGTTGAGATAGGGCAACCCCTCCGTCTGGAGGAATTGGACAGGCCCGCCTGCGGTCCTGGGGAGGTGCTCGTCTCGGTTCGAGCGGCGGGCGTGTGCGGAACCGACTTGAAGCTCCAGGCGGGGAAGATACCTCTCGAACGTCTGCCGGTAACTCTCGGCCACGAGTTCTCAGGGGTCATTGTGGAGAAAGGAGCGCTTGTCGAGGGCTTTGGCGAGGGTGACGAGGTCCTCATCTCCTTCTACGTCCCGTGCAACACATGCAAGTGGTGTCTGGCTGGCAGGCACACGATTTGCGAGAACCTCAAGGGAAGGCTGGGATTCGAGCTTGATGGCGGGCTCGCGGAGTTTGTAGCAGTTCCTGCAAGCTGCCTCGTGAGGAAGCCGCCGACCCTATCGTTCGAGGAGGCGGCCATCGTCTCCGACGCAGTGGCCACCCCGTACCACGCACTGCGCAAGAGGGCCGCGGTCGCCGAGGGGGACGCTACCGTGGTCGTGGGCGGCGGCGGTGGCCTCGGCCTTCACGCTATCCAGATCGCGAAGAGCCTCAGGAACGTCGTCATAGGATTGGACGCGTCCAGTGAGAAGCTCCGGCTGATGAGGACCTACGGGGCGGACGAGGTCATCGACGTGCGTGAGAACCCAGATTGGGGCGCGGCGATCCGCGAATTGACCGGCGGAAGGGGCGCTGACAACGCGATCGATTTCGTGAGCAGCGTGGAGACTGTGAGGAACGGCATAGTCGGGCTGAGGAAGGGAGGCAAGTTGGTGCTCGTGGCGTACTCCGCCGATCTTCGTGTGGACAGCTTGAAAGCGGTGCTCAGTGAGCTTGACGTCATGGGTTCGAGGGCCGCGACAAAGCGTGACATCGAGGAATGCTTGGGGCTGATAGCCAAGGGAGAGGTCAAGCCGGTGATCGGCGAGGTGCTTCCGTTCGAGGAAGCCAACAAAGCCCTATCCATGTTACGGGAGGGAACCGTCAACGGAAGGGTGGTCCTGAGAGTGTCGCATTGA
- a CDS encoding ABC transporter substrate-binding protein has product MKRAFTVVLSIVCLLVVGIGSVASSAAQPKEFNLGILLPLTGTFAAVAKTQQEGVLLAVDEINAAGGLNMPWGKVPVKHQVADDEASLDVGVRRFMYMAGSGANAVVGQTWAPLAYSLNEMVKQYPLPYFPVAVMAKEAFVKGKLSNYTWAVAYSPWTVGYMAGSAAINTLGKKKIFFLARSDSWGWDIWEGVKAAAKQYGGEIVGYEEAPLGTSDFVTILQKVRAAKPDVFMSAQFAGDAIALLKQTYDMGLYKEMTIFNSFLTNVVAQGLPAEAVNGLYGMHYFYWDMSGFADKEVAKLASQYVEAFRKKYGYPPDSYATIAYVAAKHLFDVVQKAGTFEAAKVSEYMKKNPEFMTVKGPAKWREDHSAVFKYAAFLVKGKSPKDRKDNWDLFTIVGSQGGDSVMPPLKDLGY; this is encoded by the coding sequence ATGAAGAGAGCATTCACGGTCGTGCTGTCCATTGTGTGTCTATTGGTAGTAGGCATCGGCTCAGTGGCCTCTTCGGCAGCGCAGCCCAAGGAGTTCAACTTGGGGATACTGCTTCCTCTCACGGGCACGTTCGCCGCGGTCGCCAAGACCCAGCAAGAAGGCGTTCTGCTCGCGGTGGATGAGATCAATGCAGCTGGCGGCCTGAACATGCCTTGGGGGAAGGTCCCAGTCAAGCACCAAGTGGCAGACGATGAGGCCAGCCTCGATGTAGGCGTGAGGAGATTCATGTACATGGCCGGCAGCGGCGCAAACGCTGTGGTTGGTCAGACGTGGGCGCCGCTAGCATATTCCCTCAACGAGATGGTGAAGCAATACCCGCTTCCGTACTTCCCAGTGGCCGTCATGGCAAAGGAGGCGTTCGTCAAGGGCAAGCTGTCCAACTACACTTGGGCGGTGGCCTACAGCCCGTGGACCGTCGGATACATGGCCGGCTCCGCAGCCATCAACACCCTGGGCAAGAAGAAGATATTCTTCTTGGCGCGTTCTGACAGCTGGGGTTGGGACATATGGGAAGGCGTGAAGGCGGCCGCGAAGCAGTACGGTGGCGAGATAGTGGGCTATGAGGAGGCGCCTCTCGGCACGAGCGACTTCGTGACCATCCTTCAGAAAGTGCGGGCGGCTAAGCCTGACGTGTTCATGTCCGCCCAGTTTGCGGGGGATGCAATCGCACTGCTGAAGCAGACGTACGACATGGGCCTCTACAAGGAAATGACCATCTTCAACAGCTTCCTCACGAACGTGGTCGCCCAGGGCCTACCTGCTGAAGCCGTCAACGGGCTGTACGGTATGCACTACTTCTACTGGGATATGAGCGGCTTCGCCGACAAGGAAGTGGCGAAGCTGGCCTCCCAGTACGTCGAGGCATTCAGGAAGAAGTACGGTTACCCGCCTGACAGCTATGCCACGATCGCATACGTCGCTGCCAAGCACCTGTTTGACGTGGTCCAGAAGGCAGGAACGTTCGAGGCGGCTAAGGTCTCTGAATACATGAAGAAGAACCCCGAGTTCATGACCGTCAAGGGCCCGGCGAAGTGGCGCGAGGACCACTCGGCTGTATTCAAGTACGCCGCGTTCCTCGTAAAGGGCAAGAGCCCCAAGGATAGGAAGGACAACTGGGATCTGTTCACGATAGTGGGTTCGCAGGGTGGCGACAGCGTCATGCCGCCTCTGAAGGACCTGGGGTACTAG
- a CDS encoding methyl-accepting chemotaxis protein, with protein sequence MRLRTHFGLGYRIVAGYALLLLLMAVVGFFGLQGVSGVNSELNLMLDQEIPRLLHIERLNGAIERFSVALRGYLFMGDPKLREALTAADAEIREQFAALCGEGPAPESSGSSAAGPAPAVAQVPDEGDKEVQRIRDAWEQCRTSVFGYLDSGQRGEVMLYMTDQGDAVIEQIRTDLAAMLAALRDSTAQAGEAAKATVSGVWTRTLGTLGISVALGIILAISLSASIVRPTGALARVAQEVASGRLQVKVPGTERRDEVGATARAFAEMVGSLRTVVQEISGHAKQVASTGHELAASADEAATAT encoded by the coding sequence ATGAGGCTTCGGACGCACTTCGGTCTCGGTTACAGGATTGTTGCAGGTTACGCCCTGCTTCTTCTTCTCATGGCTGTGGTCGGGTTCTTCGGGCTTCAGGGAGTTTCGGGCGTCAATTCAGAGCTCAATTTGATGCTCGACCAGGAAATTCCGCGACTGCTGCATATCGAGCGTTTGAACGGAGCAATAGAGAGATTCTCCGTCGCCCTGCGCGGGTACCTGTTCATGGGAGATCCCAAGCTGCGCGAGGCACTCACAGCCGCGGACGCCGAGATTCGAGAGCAGTTCGCCGCGCTATGCGGCGAAGGGCCCGCGCCCGAGTCAAGTGGCTCCTCCGCGGCAGGACCCGCGCCGGCCGTTGCTCAAGTCCCGGACGAAGGCGACAAGGAAGTCCAGCGAATACGCGACGCATGGGAACAGTGCAGGACCAGCGTGTTCGGCTATCTTGACAGCGGACAACGAGGCGAAGTGATGCTCTACATGACGGACCAGGGCGACGCCGTCATAGAACAGATCCGCACGGACCTCGCCGCGATGCTCGCGGCCTTGCGAGACTCCACCGCACAAGCTGGCGAAGCAGCGAAGGCCACGGTCTCGGGGGTCTGGACGCGCACCTTGGGCACCCTCGGGATTTCCGTCGCGCTAGGGATCATCCTCGCCATCTCCCTCTCCGCGAGCATAGTGCGGCCGACGGGGGCTCTCGCGCGCGTCGCCCAGGAAGTCGCCTCTGGCCGTCTACAAGTGAAGGTGCCCGGCACCGAGAGACGTGACGAGGTGGGCGCCACGGCTCGTGCTTTCGCCGAGATGGTTGGGAGCCTCCGGACGGTGGTTCAAGAGATATCGGGCCACGCGAAACAGGTCGCGTCCACCGGGCACGAGCTCGCCGCGAGCGCGGACGAAGCCGCGACCGCCACGG
- a CDS encoding C-terminal binding protein gives MERRYRVAITDYVFPNLEEEHRVLSEIGAEIVSSQCRTEDEVIDVCRGADAVLVCYAPVTARVIDSLDRCRIIARYGIGVNNVHIGRATERRILVTNVPDYCVDEVSDHALGLLLALARKIPQLDRTVKGGLFDFKGWRPMFRLKGKVLGLMALGKIGQALTPKAQSLGLQVIAHDPFVPQNLADSLGVRLVSWDELLSTSDFISIHSPLTPETRHAFSTEAFRKMKKTAYVINTARGEIIDEEALAQALETGQIAGAALDVLTDEKAVSKNKLLRFDNVIITPHAAFYSEESTVELQRKAAEQVLAALKGERPKYLLNKEVWTA, from the coding sequence GTGGAACGCAGGTACAGGGTGGCGATCACCGATTACGTGTTTCCAAACCTGGAGGAAGAGCATCGGGTGCTTTCGGAGATCGGGGCTGAGATAGTGTCGTCTCAGTGTCGCACCGAGGACGAAGTGATCGACGTATGCCGGGGAGCGGACGCCGTCTTGGTGTGCTACGCGCCGGTGACCGCGCGGGTCATAGATTCCCTGGACCGATGCAGGATAATCGCGCGCTACGGGATCGGGGTAAACAACGTGCACATCGGGAGAGCGACCGAGAGGAGGATCCTGGTCACCAACGTGCCGGACTATTGCGTGGACGAGGTGTCAGACCACGCGCTCGGATTGCTCCTTGCGCTCGCACGGAAGATTCCCCAGCTCGACCGGACTGTCAAAGGAGGTCTGTTCGATTTCAAGGGGTGGCGCCCCATGTTCAGATTGAAAGGCAAAGTGCTAGGGCTGATGGCTTTGGGGAAGATCGGCCAGGCTCTCACCCCCAAAGCACAGAGCTTGGGATTGCAGGTGATCGCCCACGATCCGTTCGTGCCCCAGAACCTGGCCGACTCCTTGGGCGTGAGGCTAGTGTCGTGGGATGAGCTCCTGTCGACGTCGGATTTCATCTCCATCCACTCTCCCCTGACTCCCGAAACCCGCCATGCCTTCAGCACGGAAGCGTTCCGGAAGATGAAGAAGACCGCGTACGTGATCAACACGGCTCGCGGGGAGATAATCGACGAAGAGGCGCTGGCGCAGGCGCTTGAGACAGGACAGATAGCCGGTGCCGCACTCGACGTTCTAACTGACGAGAAGGCCGTCTCCAAGAACAAGCTGCTGCGCTTCGACAATGTCATAATCACGCCCCACGCCGCCTTCTATTCGGAGGAATCCACCGTGGAGCTGCAGCGCAAGGCCGCGGAACAGGTGCTCGCAGCGCTGAAGGGGGAGCGTCCCAAGTACTTGCTGAACAAGGAGGTCTGGACAGCATGA